TATCAAATAAATGTTAAAAACTGAATAAAACTTTAGAGGTGAACACTAATTATTTTGATACTCTTCAATTTGAGGCAAAGACTCATCGTCCCACGCCATATGGGATGCAATCAAGGTTCACAACTTTATTTCAGACTCTATATGCAAAAACCATCAATAAGAAAAAAATCTTTGTTTCGGAACATATATTTGTCGTTAAATTTGACCATGCGGTGATGACACTGCCATCGGGACCAACATTGATATCCACGACACCATGCGGTATCGGACGTGATGAAGGAGTACGGCCTTGGTTCCGAATGATGGCATCCTCACTTCGCTCAAAAGGTGAGGGTTCTTCACTGGGACCAAGGCCATACTCCTTCGTCACGTCCATATACCACGTCATATCGCGAATATCATGTTGGCCCCGAACGACAGTGTCATCACTGCATGATCAATGTTAACGACACATACATATTCTGAAACAAAGATTTTTTATTTTACTTCTCGACGGTTTTGATGTGAGCTTGAATACATTATTAGAGTGTCCGAGTAATTTATTCATAGTACAAAATAAATACCAAGTATACATATTTTTTCACTTTCAATAATTCTTCAATTTGACATTTCACATTGCATATAAACATTCAATTTGAAATTTCATATTTCACATTCAAATCCACATATGGTCATATATACATACTCTCattctaaaaataaaaaattctaCTATACTTATTTTCATATCCATATTTTCTCTAAATAGTATTCCTCTTCCTATACATATATACTCCCATTCCAAAAAATAACATTATACTCTATGCAAATCTTAACTAATTTGAGCTCAAATGGTGTATCAATCGAAAAAATTCCAACATTTTTTCCAATCTAAAAAACCTCAAAATCTCTATTTCTAACCATGAAATGAGCTACAATAGCAATGGAAAATGAGAAGATGAAGTTTCTAACCTTTAAATCGTTGGATGGATAAGGGAATCAAAAGCCTTCACAAATCTGGAGAAATTTGGCATGACCTCCCTCACCCGAGAGCTGAGAACAGGAAGAACATGAATAGAGGAATGGCTCGggcaggggaggaagaaggagataAAAGGGCATGGAGAATTTAGTCCCGgctggagccaccaaccgggacaAATGAAagacttttagtcccggttgggtgctccaaccgggactaaatgtCCTCCCTCCCGATAGGCTCCTAGCCCCAGGACTAATGCTCTCATTAGTCCTGGGCCCAAAACTGGTCGAGATAAATAAGAAGGATGAAAGATCGTTTCTATAGTAGTATTACAGTAGTATTGGTACATTCATCTGCGCGGGTCTGTACCAAGCAAGCCTATTAATTTATTTATTAGACTGATTGACAACAGGCTCAGCATTGTATACTCTCTTCAGTGATAAGATGTAAGTTTGTCTCGCGAGCGATATATATAGCCTCAGCCGTCTTTGTAGTGTTTGTAGCGGTAGAAAATACGTTTAGGGGTATTTGTAGGTGCATACAAGTGTTTAAGAGAAACATaataagggtgtgttcgtttgcCATTAGAGCCCTCTAAAATCTTTAGAGTGCTCCCCCCTCTAAAGAATCGCAGTCTTATTAGAGGCCGAATTAGAGGGCTGTTCGGTGCCggacctctaaagtttagatgtttcgggttttagaggggtgaaacgaacacaccctaactatagaagaaaagaaaaacaataTAGTACTGGAGTGCTTTAGCATTTGGAACCCAATAGAGGAACGAAGAGTTCCACTTCCATAGGGAGGACATTATGTGCATCGATCCTGCGATCTAAAGAGAGAATTTTCCCGCTTTAGGATTCCATCCAAACAAATTTCATCCACGGAAGGCATATGATTAGTCAGACGAGCAGCCGGTGAGGCTCGCCATCCCATAACTTAGCAGGGAAGGAAATCGCTTCGCTGCACATCGTAAGGTACGAGCTCTTTTCTGACTCGCTGTACTGCAAAGCATCTCGTGTGTGCGTTGAAGTGACCCAAAGAAAGCAGCTACGGACTCGGCTGTCCCAGCACTCTTTGGACAGAAGGTACGAGGAGCGCCTTTATTTTTGTCCCACCGTGAACTTTATATGATTCTTTTTTTTGTACCAAACTTTGAAAAAGTCGGTCACAAATGAAAAAATATGGATCCCCATTGATCGTTGTAGGCGAAATTTGGAGCAGAATATTTTCGTACCAAGAGCTTTTGGAAAAGCACAAATGAGCTGAGGACGTGGCTTCTTACATCCTACCAGCTTTAAAGCACCACGGCCAACCTTTTTCAATCGTCCATAATCTGTAAAAAGACAGGGCAGTGAGACAGTCTAGGCCAGTCTTCCACTGCGACTGATCAGCCTGTCACTAGCATGAAAGCAAGATCGAGTACTGCATTTTGAAAACTAAGCAAAGAGTTCGGAGCTGGGACTTATGTGCAGGATACTATGGTCGATACGAAAATGTGACCCAATTTCATCAGCAAGACTGCAACTGAATTCTGACGTATACGCCTATCACAAAGGAAATAAAGGCCACCGCAACAAATTACCTCAAAAGCTAAACAAATCATACACCATTCATCTCATACAAACGCGCAACTCACAGAATGGGATCAGAAATCAACAAAGCACACGCAAGGCACTCACGATGACATTAGTAATTTAGCAGCACCACACTCAAGTGAGTGTCATATCACACATACATAAGCATATGCAGTGAAAGTGAAACAGCTGACAAGTTTTGTTCCAAGAGGTTCGAAAGTCCACGATTAAACTAGCGATAACAGTTTAGCATTAAGACTACTATTAAGTCTAACAGAAGACAGCCAGGCAGTCACATTCATGAGCCTCCAGATGCAACACCAGATATTTTATAAACCATCAGGAACCTGCCAAGAGAACTTTTATTAGACCATGTCACAGTGTGAGCATAACTGATGAACACAAACGATATATGTTCATAAGAGGGGCGTAAGTGAACAATTTACTGACCACGACCATTTCCAAAAGAGCATAATCCGTAGAACACTACTGGTTCTTGCTGCCACCTGTGGATAGAGATAATAAATCGGAGTTGGGAACAGTGGTCAGTACTTCAGTAGGTTATGTGATTCTGACATTCTGGTCAAGTTTAAAAGCACATTGAGAGGATTTAATTTTCAAGGCACATACCTAGCATTGAAGACTTCAGAAAATCCTCATCTTCAGGGAACAGCTGCAGATTCTTGGACATTAGCAAGAACCCAACAGCAGCATTCTGGAAGTCCAGTAAGCTTCCAAATTTTATGAGTTCAGCAAGCGAAGGGATGTGATCCGCCATCTCAAAGAGCACTCCTTTAGATATCTCGTCTGCAAAGTAGGTTGCAAACTTAATCTTTTCTTCGTAGCTGGATTCGCCATGGCTACTCTGCATGTACAGCTTGGAATTCTCCCTTTCCCACCTAATCATTCGGCAGTCCTTCACCTCCGCAACCTCTCCAGATGACAAGCTTACACTATATCCCACCGTGATAGGTTCATCAGTCTCTTGGACAGTCACATTTAGAAGGCAAGAAACCATCCCCTGCCTCTCTTCAGCAGGAATGTCAAGAGCAGGATCAGCAAGGTACGCGATAATAATCTggagcaagccaaccttaatCACCTTGCTCGAATCAACTGTTCTGAAACGGCCACTCTCTAAGGTCAAACAATCATTCTTCGTGACCGCTTTGGATATTCTCTGAACACCGATGCTACTATAGATTCTGTTAAGTCTTGCTCGAGACATGGATGGTAGGGTGGAAGAAGGATACCAGATGAAAAGCGATTGATGAGGAAGCTTGTTGAACAAATCTGCAAGCAGTAGATCATCAGGAACGAACACATTCTCCTTGTTTTGTAAAATGATCTTGCCATTGGTACATACTGGAACCTTGACACAACCAGAAAGAAGTTCCTCTGTTTTTTTGGTCCAGTTAGTTGCAATGAATTTCCAGAAAGTGAAGCAATCAGACATTGCGAGCATGTGGACTGAGTTCTCCCATGTGGCCCATAATTTGCAATAGTCTTCAGAACAAGGTCCACGCCTCACATCGAAAGTGATTGAAAAGAAGTCAAGCAACTTCCTGTCATAATATTTGTCCAGAATATGTAGCTGCAGGCTAAAAAGATTGTTCTTGTCATAAAGAACACAGCTTCTTGAGCTCACCCATTCTCCGCCCTCTGTTTCGCTTGGTATCCAAATCCAATCGCCGGTGTTGTTGTCAGGCTTCCAATTATGCTTCATCAAGTACATATAGATCCGGGAGATAGTAGTTCTATCCTTGTGGCTTCTGAGATGCTGAGCAATAAGATCTTGTGTAGTTCTATCCTTGTGGCTTCTGAGATGCTGAGCAATAAGATCTTGTCCACAATTAACATCAACTATCACTCCAATTTTCGCAAGGGCATCTTTGAATGAGGCTATCTCTGAACCATAGAATGCTTCATCAATGAAAGGGCCATCTTCCATGCACACAGAAGACTGTCCCGCATCAAATAGGATACATTCATCAGGACATTTGTAGCCCATGGATGTCTTCAACCACTCCTTGCAAATCTTGTCCTGAAAGCCCTTAGGAGGAGCAGTTTCAGAGGCAAAGTAGTTCTTGATGCACTCAAGCAATGACAAGATGGTAGCTTTGGACATGATGGATGGATCATCAGGAATGCTGAGGCCAGCAATGACAAATCTAGCACCAAATTTCACTTCAACAGTAACACCCAACTTCCTAAGCTCATCTTTATAACCATAAATATCTTTTCCTAAACCATGACAAGAGTCACCGTCATCAATGAATGGTAATAATGCCACAGGAGATAAATATTCCCATTCATGATCAAATAGGATTGCATCTGAGGGAGATTTGAACCCTAGGGATGTGTGTAGCCACTTCTCGCTGCGCATGCAGTTGAAAAGCTCAACAGGAAGTGGGCTGTGTGTTCTCAACTGCCGATAAGATTTTAGTAGAGCAAGGACATTAGCCTTTGTAACTGATGTCTTCGATACCATGTTCTTGAAAACCTGAGCTATAGCCTTTGATACCTCCTCAAATCGTGTTATCAAACCagtcttcttcaactcctcttTGTATGAACTGATGACACTCCCATAAAATCTTAAATCAATTATGGGAACTCCTTTGAAAATATTAACAAGGCACTCCCATTCAGGATCTACAAGAAAAGACACATTAGGAGCACAAAATCCCACATTAGTCTTCACCCATTTCAGATCTTTGAGCTTCCTTATGAAATCTTCACATGAACCCACATAACGGATGCATTTGAGGATTAATACAGTAGCCTCAGAGGTAATAGCAGCAGAATTGAACTTAAAGTTGTCAATAACAAGCTGGTAATTTTGTTTGAACCCAACAATAACACCAAGCAACTCCAGCTCCGGTTTGTAGGCATGGATTGCCTCGCCATAGAACTGCACATCAAGGAATGGTTGGTTACTAATACATGATGCCACTTTCCAATCTGGGTCGTCATCGATGATACAATCAGAAGGACGCCTGTAGCCAAGAGTGCTCTTCATCCAACATCCACCTTTAACACTGTTAATCAGTTCACTTGGAGAGAGAACCTTCTCTTGTAAGAACCGAATGAGCCGAAGCAGCGAGTACACATTCTCTCTGGTCAATGCATTGATTGCAGCCATAGACATGAGGCAGCTTCCAATATAAGCTGATGCCTCCTGAAATTTAAATCTCACCCCAATCGCCTTGAGTTCCTGTTTGTACATATGCAGCTTGTTTCGATAGAATTGTTGGTCAATCATTGGTATATCGACAAAGGAAGACGCACTTTGCAAAAGGTTTCCCCAGTTATCACTAGACAGAAATGATTCATTTGGTGGCTTGTACCCTACTGACGTTTTTAGCCAACTCCCTTCTTTTATACAAGCCAGGAACCGATCTGGTAATTTTACAGCATTTGACTTGATATTCCTTATCCATTCCAGTAGCAAGAATGCATTGTACACTGTGAGAGGAGATGATACAGTAGGGAAGCTGGCATCTGGTGGGTTTATGAATGGGACATCGGAGGCATGCAGATGTGTCTTGAGAAATTCCAATAGCTGCTCCTCAGATGTGTAGTTCCCAGCAAAATTGCCTGCTGACTTGTAATCTGCTGACAGTTCAATATAACCATCATTCCTCCATGGGTTTGTACCCAGCAAACAAACCCATTTGCTCCCCTTGGCGGGAACTATAATGCTATTTCTTTCCTTGACAACATTGCCATAGCTGTCAATTACCGGCATGACACCACATAGTTCTGATAAGTAGTCGCTCTCTATGTGTTTCATCTTCAATGAGTCGCTCTCTTTGTGTTTCATCTTCAATGAGTGGTACAGAAAGTGTGCGAAAGCAATAAGAGGTCTCCAATCATTACCCAAAGAACGAACAACAGTCAATCCATAACTGTCGACAGAGACAAAATCCACTCTTGCATGGTTCTGAAGCCAGTTTTCCACTATAGTCTTCTGTGAGAAAGCTTCCAGAGCAATCTGTGTGTTGGGATGGAGAAAGAACCGATTAGCAGATGGAAACTCCTGGTTCCAGCTGATTAACCATGATCTGTATGTCCTGTCAGATGCAATGCACAACCTATCATTCCCCTGAGTAGCTCTCGATATGCTCCAAAACAAGAGAACACCATTCCTATCAACATATCTCAGTAGGGGAATTGACATCATGTTTGTACCAGAGAAACAGTTTTGCCAATTATTGGCAACAAAATATATAATTTCCAGGTAAAGCTGTTCATGTGCCTCCTTGACAAGATTAGACCCTTCAATGCATTTTGCATACCATTCAGTGCTCACACTTTTGACACCCAGAAATTCAAGCACACTGTTGTATGTACTCTTGTCAAAATGAGAACTAAGAATGTAGGTTCCATGAGTCGACAAATTCTTCAAGTCCATTCCATATTCCCGTGCTTTTCCAAGGATAGTCCAAAAGGCTGGCTTCAGCCGTGCGACTTCACTGGGCTTGCAGAATATCTTTTGTGAAGCATAAGACTCACAAGGAACTATATCCTCAGCAAGAACCTTGTTCTTGATGCCAGACCTAACAGGCTCAAGCAGTGGGATCAGTGCGGAATTGACAGGCAGGAAGTTGAACATAGATGGCAGAGACATTGCGGGTGCGTCAGCTCCTGACTTCACAAGTGTTACAAAAGCATTCATGAAAGCACTTGGGACACACTCTAGGATTCCCTTGTTCCATGGACTGTCGAACAGTATTGCCTCCCTTGATGAGGCAAGGAGGAAGTCTGCCTGGATGATGAAGGGGAAGTTTGTTACCATCTCAGTAGGGAGAAAAGCATAGACTCCAGGTGATAGCTGCTTCCCACGGGATAGACGCTGGCCATGTGGGAAGGCCAGGGTTATCACCCATTCATCAATTTCAGCACGTTTGTCAACTCTGTTCTCAGGCGTGACTGGGAATTTCTGCCTCCACATATAGTAACCGCATTCTTCTTCTCCTTTACCACTCTCTTCAGCTGACAAGTGGAGTGTATAAGAATCTGCATGCATATTCTTCCTGGCCTGGTAATTCCTTTCACTAGAAATTGAGATCTCACTAACAGTGCTACTCTTTGGATCAGAGTTATCCTCTCGGACAGAAAGCTTCCTAATCTTTGTCAGGAAGAGTAGCATTTCAGGATGCATGCTTGACAGTTGCTTCTTCACCACATCAATTTTCTCATTCTTTAATGGTAAGATGATGGTGGTTGAAGGTAGGATTTTGGAGCATCCATATATGGCTTCGATGTCTGAAAGGCTAGGTGTGGATTCCACCCATTCAGGGACAATGTATCCAATGTTGCATTCAGCGCATGGTTTCTCATTGAACTTGATCTGATAGCCGTTACTGAATATATGCGGCTCACTTGATATCAAGAAAACACTCTTGAACCCAATGCCTGaatcaaaagggaaaaaaatTATAACTTGTAGTGAGGCAGAAAAAAAGAGAGGCAGTGTGTGCTGTAACTCTTAGCAATGAATTTGGTGCGGTGGGTCAACAGATATTGACAGAATACTAAAAAGATTTTGACAGCTCAAACATGTTTGGGTATTTATATGTGAATCTGTATTGATATGCATGGATTAACTTTCCCATTTAAGCTAGTTCACTGGCAGGGTTAAACTAATTCATCTAAA
Above is a genomic segment from Panicum hallii strain FIL2 chromosome 8, PHallii_v3.1, whole genome shotgun sequence containing:
- the LOC112903062 gene encoding uncharacterized protein LOC112903062 isoform X1, giving the protein MSSSPAPAPAPSPSPREHVERIRRERYFIGRGEQNPLAEDMHQAVNYLSQELYSKDVHFLMELVQNAEDNEYPSGVAPSLEFLITSKDLTGLGACSTLLIFNNERGFSSTNIDSICRVGKSTKKGNRHQGYIGEKGIGFKSVFLISSEPHIFSNGYQIKFNEKPCAECNIGYIVPEWVESTPSLSDIEAIYGCSKILPSTTIILPLKNEKIDVVKKQLSSMHPEMLLFLTKIRKLSVREDNSDPKSSTVSEISISSERNYQARKNMHADSYTLHLSAEESGKGEEECGYYMWRQKFPVTPENRVDKRAEIDEWVITLAFPHGQRLSRGKQLSPGVYAFLPTEMVTNFPFIIQADFLLASSREAILFDSPWNKGILECVPSAFMNAFVTLVKSGADAPAMSLPSMFNFLPVNSALIPLLEPVRSGIKNKVLAEDIVPCESYASQKIFCKPSEVARLKPAFWTILGKAREYGMDLKNLSTHGTYILSSHFDKSTYNSVLEFLGVKSVSTEWYAKCIEGSNLVKEAHEQLYLEIIYFVANNWQNCFSGTNMMSIPLLRYVDRNGVLLFWSISRATQGNDRLCIASDRTYRSWLISWNQEFPSANRFFLHPNTQIALEAFSQKTIVENWLQNHARVDFVSVDSYGLTVVRSLGNDWRPLIAFAHFLYHSLKMKHKESDSLKMKHIESDYLSELCGVMPVIDSYGNVVKERNSIIVPAKGSKWVCLLGTNPWRNDGYIELSADYKSAGNFAGNYTSEEQLLEFLKTHLHASDVPFINPPDASFPTVSSPLTVYNAFLLLEWIRNIKSNAVKLPDRFLACIKEGSWLKTSVGYKPPNESFLSSDNWGNLLQSASSFVDIPMIDQQFYRNKLHMYKQELKAIGVRFKFQEASAYIGSCLMSMAAINALTRENVYSLLRLIRFLQEKVLSPSELINSVKGGCWMKSTLGYRRPSDCIIDDDPDWKVASCISNQPFLDVQFYGEAIHAYKPELELLGVIVGFKQNYQLVIDNFKFNSAAITSEATVLILKCIRYVGSCEDFIRKLKDLKWVKTNVGFCAPNVSFLVDPEWECLVNIFKGVPIIDLRFYGSVISSYKEELKKTGLITRFEEVSKAIAQVFKNMVSKTSVTKANVLALLKSYRQLRTHSPLPVELFNCMRSEKWLHTSLGFKSPSDAILFDHEWEYLSPVALLPFIDDGDSCHGLGKDIYGYKDELRKLGVTVEVKFGARFVIAGLSIPDDPSIMSKATILSLLECIKNYFASETAPPKGFQDKICKEWLKTSMGYKCPDECILFDAGQSSVCMEDGPFIDEAFYGSEIASFKDALAKIGVIVDVNCGQDLIAQHLRSHKDRTTQDLIAQHLRSHKDRTTISRIYMYLMKHNWKPDNNTGDWIWIPSETEGGEWVSSRSCVLYDKNNLFSLQLHILDKYYDRKLLDFFSITFDVRRGPCSEDYCKLWATWENSVHMLAMSDCFTFWKFIATNWTKKTEELLSGCVKVPVCTNGKIILQNKENVFVPDDLLLADLFNKLPHQSLFIWYPSSTLPSMSRARLNRIYSSIGVQRISKAVTKNDCLTLESGRFRTVDSSKVIKVGLLQIIIAYLADPALDIPAEERQGMVSCLLNVTVQETDEPITVGYSVSLSSGEVAEVKDCRMIRWERENSKLYMQSSHGESSYEEKIKFATYFADEISKGVLFEMADHIPSLAELIKFGSLLDFQNAAVGFLLMSKNLQLFPEDEDFLKSSMLGGSKNQ
- the LOC112903062 gene encoding uncharacterized protein LOC112903062 isoform X2, translated to MSSSPAPAPAPSPSPREHVERIRRERYFIGRGEQNPLAEDMHQAVNYLSQELYSKDVHFLMELVQNAEDNEYPSGVAPSLEFLITSKDLTGLGACSTLLIFNNERGFSSTNIDSICRVGKSTKKGNRHQGYIGEKGIGFKSVFLISSEPHIFSNGYQIKFNEKPCAECNIGYIVPEWVESTPSLSDIEAIYGCSKILPSTTIILPLKNEKIDVVKKQLSSMHPEMLLFLTKIRKLSVREDNSDPKSSTVSEISISSERNYQARKNMHADSYTLHLSAEESGKGEEECGYYMWRQKFPVTPENRVDKRAEIDEWVITLAFPHGQRLSRGKQLSPGVYAFLPTEMVTNFPFIIQADFLLASSREAILFDSPWNKGILECVPSAFMNAFVTLVKSGADAPAMSLPSMFNFLPVNSALIPLLEPVRSGIKNKVLAEDIVPCESYASQKIFCKPSEVARLKPAFWTILGKAREYGMDLKNLSTHGTYILSSHFDKSTYNSVLEFLGVKSVSTEWYAKCIEGSNLVKEAHEQLYLEIIYFVANNWQNCFSGTNMMSIPLLRYVDRNGVLLFWSISRATQGNDRLCIASDRTYRSWLISWNQEFPSANRFFLHPNTQIALEAFSQKTIVENWLQNHARVDFVSVDSYGLTVVRSLGNDWRPLIAFAHFLYHSLKMKHKESDSLKMKHIESDYLSELCGVMPVIDSYGNVVKERNSIIVPAKGSKWVCLLGTNPWRNDGYIELSADYKSAGNFAGNYTSEEQLLEFLKTHLHASDVPFINPPDASFPTVSSPLTVYNAFLLLEWIRNIKSNAVKLPDRFLACIKEGSWLKTSVGYKPPNESFLSSDNWGNLLQSASSFVDIPMIDQQFYRNKLHMYKQELKAIGVRFKFQEASAYIGSCLMSMAAINALTRENVYSLLRLIRFLQEKVLSPSELINSVKGGCWMKSTLGYRRPSDCIIDDDPDWKVASCISNQPFLDVQFYGEAIHAYKPELELLGVIVGFKQNYQLVIDNFKFNSAAITSEATVLILKCIRYVGSCEDFIRKLKDLKWVKTNVGFCAPNVSFLVDPEWECLVNIFKGVPIIDLRFYGSVISSYKEELKKTGLITRFEEVSKAIAQVFKNMVSKTSVTKANVLALLKSYRQLRTHSPLPVELFNCMRSEKWLHTSLGFKSPSDAILFDHEWEYLSPVALLPFIDDGDSCHGLGKDIYGYKDELRKLGVTVEVKFGARFVIAGLSIPDDPSIMSKATILSLLECIKNYFASETAPPKGFQDKICKEWLKTSMGYKCPDECILFDAGQSSVCMEDGPFIDEAFYGSEIASFKDALAKIGVIVDVNCGQDLIAQHLRSHKDRTTISRIYMYLMKHNWKPDNNTGDWIWIPSETEGGEWVSSRSCVLYDKNNLFSLQLHILDKYYDRKLLDFFSITFDVRRGPCSEDYCKLWATWENSVHMLAMSDCFTFWKFIATNWTKKTEELLSGCVKVPVCTNGKIILQNKENVFVPDDLLLADLFNKLPHQSLFIWYPSSTLPSMSRARLNRIYSSIGVQRISKAVTKNDCLTLESGRFRTVDSSKVIKVGLLQIIIAYLADPALDIPAEERQGMVSCLLNVTVQETDEPITVGYSVSLSSGEVAEVKDCRMIRWERENSKLYMQSSHGESSYEEKIKFATYFADEISKGVLFEMADHIPSLAELIKFGSLLDFQNAAVGFLLMSKNLQLFPEDEDFLKSSMLGGSKNQ